One Sulfitobacter sp. M39 genomic window, AATACGCCCCGCTGAAGGTGCACCTGCTGCCCGACGACCGCTTTCTTGCCACTCATGCCGAATTCGAGGCATGGGCCGAAGGCCGTAAGGCGCTGCGGATGGAGTATTTCTACCGCGAGATGCGCCGCAAGACCGGCCTGCTGATGGAAGGGGACCAACCCGCTGGCGGCAAGTGGAACTTCGACCATGACAACCGTAAGGCGGCACCCGAGGATGTCACCGTAGATGGCCCCCTGCGGTTCGACCCCGATGCCACGACGCGCGAGGTGCTGGAGCTGGTTCAAGCGCGCTTCGGCGATAATTTCGGCGCGCTAGAGCCTTTCTGGTTCGCCACCACCCGTGCCGAGGCGCTGCAAGCGCTCGACCATTTCATCGCGAACGCCCTGCCGCGGTTTGGCGACTATCAGGACGCGATGCTGAACGAGAATGAATTCCTGTATCACGCGATCCTGTCGCCCTACCTAAACATCGGGCTGCTGAACGTGACCGAGATTTGCGAGGCCGCTGCCGACGCCTATGCCGCAGGTCATGCGCCGATCAACGCCGCCGAAGGGTTCATCCGGCAGATCATCGGCTGGCGCGAATATGTGCGGGGCATCTATTTCCTTGAAGGGCCGGACTATACCGCCCGCAATATTCTGGGGCACGACCGCGACCTGCCGTGGTTCTACTGGGGTGGCGAAACGCGGATGAACTGTGTGGCCAAGGCCGTGGGGCAGACCAGAACCCAAGCCTATGCGCATCATATCCAACGGTTGATGGTGACGGGCAACTTTGCCCTGTTGGCCGGGATTGATCCGGCGCAGGTGCATGAGTGGTATCTGGCGGTCTATGCCGATGCCTTTGAGTGGGTAGAGGCCCCCAATACCATCGGCATGAGCCAATTCGCCGACGGCGGCGTTATCGCGTCCAAGCCCTATGTCTCGTCCGGGGCCTATATCAACCGCATGTCGGATCACTGCAAAAGCTGCCACTATTCAGTCAGCGCCAAGACGGGTGACAAAGCCTGCCCGTTCAACCTGCTCTACTGGCACTTTCTGGACCGCCATCGCGACCGGTTCTCGAACAATCCGCGTATGGGTAATATGTACCGCACGTGGGACCGGATGGACGCCGACAAACGCAGAGCGGTTCTGGCCGAAGGCGATGCTTTGCTCGCCCGCCTGGACGCGGGAGAGGTGATCTAGCCGTCGTTGCTCTCGGCCTCGTCCGTGCTGTCGGCGGGTGCCTCTGACGGAGTTTCGGCCTCTGACGGAGTCTCATCCGTGGCGTCGGGCGTGGGCACCGCCTGTGCATCCTCGGCTGGGGCAGCGCCCGCTTCTTGCAGCGCGCCGTTGACCCACTGGCCCGAGACTTCCTCGCCTGTTTTATAGCGCATTGTGCCCTGACCCTGACG contains:
- a CDS encoding cryptochrome/photolyase family protein, producing MVGRLVLVLGDQLTETLSALAQADKARDTVVMAEVADEAAYVQHHPKKIALIFAAMRKFAHALEQDGWTIAYTQLDDTDNAGSIVGELLRRAAQTGASEVLATEPGEWRLIDKLKYAPLKVHLLPDDRFLATHAEFEAWAEGRKALRMEYFYREMRRKTGLLMEGDQPAGGKWNFDHDNRKAAPEDVTVDGPLRFDPDATTREVLELVQARFGDNFGALEPFWFATTRAEALQALDHFIANALPRFGDYQDAMLNENEFLYHAILSPYLNIGLLNVTEICEAAADAYAAGHAPINAAEGFIRQIIGWREYVRGIYFLEGPDYTARNILGHDRDLPWFYWGGETRMNCVAKAVGQTRTQAYAHHIQRLMVTGNFALLAGIDPAQVHEWYLAVYADAFEWVEAPNTIGMSQFADGGVIASKPYVSSGAYINRMSDHCKSCHYSVSAKTGDKACPFNLLYWHFLDRHRDRFSNNPRMGNMYRTWDRMDADKRRAVLAEGDALLARLDAGEVI